A stretch of the Marinobacter sp. JH2 genome encodes the following:
- a CDS encoding flavodoxin domain-containing protein, whose amino-acid sequence MAAIRILTGSVYGGALQTAKTIKETLEPEGHQVFVLESPSLDDITTNNDALLVCTSTTGQGELPPNLLPFYVDLKEQLPQQPGRPFGIIVLGDSSYGDTYCGAGDLMEEALYETCARKVGETLKIDALETLKPEAEAVEWASQWAKEL is encoded by the coding sequence ATGGCAGCAATCCGCATCCTGACAGGCAGCGTCTATGGCGGCGCACTTCAAACGGCCAAAACCATCAAAGAAACGCTGGAGCCAGAAGGCCATCAGGTATTCGTGCTGGAATCGCCCAGCCTTGACGACATCACCACTAATAACGACGCTCTTTTGGTCTGTACGTCGACCACCGGCCAGGGCGAACTGCCACCCAATCTTCTGCCTTTCTATGTCGACCTCAAAGAGCAGCTACCCCAACAGCCCGGCCGGCCGTTCGGCATTATCGTGCTCGGCGACAGCTCTTATGGCGACACTTACTGTGGCGCCGGCGATTTGATGGAAGAAGCTCTTTACGAAACCTGCGCTCGTAAAGTAGGTGAGACGCTTAAAATAGATGCTCTGGAAACACTTAAGCCGGAAGCTGAAGCAGTGGAATGGGCCAGCCAATGGGCAAAAGAACTCTGA
- a CDS encoding diguanylate cyclase, with amino-acid sequence MHEDLTLSQALSTEHEEQQVSRLLTGVSVMALLFLFGIGTKAWYSGNTTHGAILWFFSLPIFLNMIWFAHTGNRDTQKAGLLTFVAILLSYLIATGGESSTGPLWFYALPPLLFFLTSLKAGTAILLFCYLAALIVFQFPDLPGITATYNNDFKIRFFATLTFESIFCFVLEATRQSARNKLVSFAQAHEHAARTDELTGLANRREMLNRLNTEFSRYQRAGHHFSIVLIDLDLFKQVNDNHGHDAGDKVLQRFAKVTHGVSRQTDVAARWGGEEFMLLLPDTTLLQALALAERLRSEIASTAFTHNETTVPVTLSAGVCSISNATSINELLKQADVQLYTAKESGRNRISPRVRSQDKVQVSPT; translated from the coding sequence ATGCATGAAGACCTAACACTTAGCCAAGCGCTCTCGACTGAACATGAAGAGCAACAAGTATCTCGCTTACTGACCGGTGTGTCGGTGATGGCGTTGCTGTTTTTATTCGGTATTGGCACCAAGGCCTGGTACTCCGGCAACACGACTCACGGCGCTATACTCTGGTTTTTCAGCCTACCAATTTTCCTGAACATGATCTGGTTCGCTCACACCGGTAACCGGGACACCCAAAAAGCCGGCTTACTCACCTTTGTCGCCATTTTACTGTCTTACCTGATCGCCACCGGCGGTGAAAGCAGCACCGGCCCGCTCTGGTTTTATGCCTTGCCACCTTTACTGTTTTTTCTAACCAGCCTAAAAGCCGGTACCGCCATTCTGCTGTTCTGCTATCTCGCCGCGCTCATCGTATTCCAGTTTCCCGACTTGCCCGGCATCACCGCAACTTACAACAATGACTTCAAGATTCGTTTTTTCGCCACCCTCACCTTCGAATCCATTTTTTGTTTTGTTCTTGAAGCAACACGTCAGTCCGCGCGGAATAAACTGGTCAGCTTTGCACAGGCGCACGAACATGCCGCCCGCACAGATGAATTGACCGGCCTGGCCAACCGCCGGGAGATGTTGAACCGGCTAAACACCGAATTTTCGCGCTACCAGAGGGCTGGACATCATTTTTCCATCGTTCTGATCGATCTGGATTTATTCAAACAGGTCAACGACAACCACGGTCACGATGCCGGAGATAAAGTCCTTCAACGCTTTGCGAAAGTGACTCACGGAGTCAGTCGGCAAACCGATGTGGCGGCCCGTTGGGGCGGCGAGGAATTTATGCTGTTATTGCCAGACACCACTTTGCTGCAAGCTCTTGCTTTAGCCGAACGGCTGAGATCCGAGATAGCAAGCACCGCATTCACACACAATGAAACGACGGTGCCGGTCACCCTCAGTGCCGGTGTTTGTTCAATTTCCAACGCGACCTCAATTAACGAGCTACTGAAACAGGCCGACGTGCAGCTTTATACCGCCAAAGAGAGTGGCAGAAACCGGATCTCCCCCCGCGTTCGTAGCCAGGATAAAGTGCAGGTATCTCCGACTTGA
- a CDS encoding EAL domain-containing protein gives MKLLNSAQCLGILLLMLAALSSAFAASSSYIPDMDYVRLAPEIEVTASDILETGRWQRLPERTANFGYTEDQIWLRFKVSKPASDQLVEISYPALDYIDLYVFDGDKLIQQESTGDQKLFSERVIQHPFFLFPLRLQTDGQYNILIRAQTQGAMQIPLKLWDRQHYFEHTSIETQLHAGYYGILLTIICFNLFVFLALREPVYLLYVLSTSGYLILIGSLNGSTYQLLWPRSPDIQSVAMAMVVPLAVAFSCMFSAVFLRLKQSSPLLNRLLMLVIGLNFGLAGFSLLGDYSTAIRLDVAFAIPSCLFLTILGPIQWYKGNPQASYYTMAWGALTLGSAITGANKMGFIPNSFLTAYGMQIGSVLEALLLNLALASRLYHERQDRLTARDAEFKALEARRSAELKLMDQALHYPLTGLPNRSSFEMLLNELIQNNPGKRYGVVLLHLNNLDPVTKTLGHRNTDAILMRASKHFNAVAREVPGAQIIETSSTTDFYLAHFDPQTFACIVDADQTAATQRKLIQSLDEVRWPVEFLGMEVPLEPRLGIAVHPENGNDANTLIRRAAIAEGSGRAIERGLAFYKPSRDSYSADRLTLVSELRHAIDNNELALYLQPKLALKTREIIGFEALLRWRGREQSVFADEIIAVAEQSGLIKPLTRWVILEALNMRERLVELGNQVSIAVNISPNNLREPDFALFVRQQMKHCPSHLGSIIFEVTETSMMQDPANSLKALNSLNQAGIPLSIDDFGSGYSSLSYIKQLPAKEIKIDRSLITDLSDRKEDRVIVQTTINMCHSLGYTVVAEGVEDEATLNLLSDMGCDQIQGYFLNRPLPFEEVIEWLADQPCRSRISAS, from the coding sequence GTGAAACTACTGAACTCGGCACAATGTTTGGGAATTCTATTGTTAATGCTGGCAGCCTTGTCTTCAGCATTCGCAGCCAGCTCGTCTTATATTCCGGACATGGATTATGTGCGCTTGGCCCCGGAAATCGAGGTTACGGCTTCGGACATTCTAGAAACAGGTCGCTGGCAGCGACTGCCGGAACGCACAGCCAATTTTGGCTACACAGAGGATCAGATTTGGCTGCGGTTCAAGGTATCCAAACCCGCCAGTGACCAACTGGTTGAAATCAGCTACCCCGCCCTCGATTACATCGATCTTTATGTCTTTGATGGTGACAAGCTGATCCAACAGGAAAGCACAGGCGATCAAAAGCTGTTCTCTGAAAGAGTGATTCAGCACCCGTTTTTCCTGTTTCCGCTCCGCCTACAAACCGACGGTCAGTACAACATTCTGATTCGAGCTCAGACTCAAGGCGCGATGCAGATCCCCCTCAAGCTATGGGATCGCCAGCACTACTTCGAACATACTTCCATTGAAACTCAGTTGCACGCGGGTTACTACGGCATCCTGCTAACCATCATTTGTTTCAACCTGTTTGTCTTCCTGGCCCTCCGGGAACCCGTCTACCTGCTATATGTACTTTCAACATCAGGCTACCTAATCTTGATTGGCAGCCTGAACGGCAGCACTTACCAACTCCTTTGGCCTCGCAGCCCCGACATCCAGAGCGTAGCGATGGCGATGGTTGTGCCACTTGCGGTCGCTTTCTCCTGCATGTTTTCTGCCGTCTTCTTGAGACTGAAACAATCGAGTCCGCTCCTAAACCGGCTCCTGATGCTAGTCATCGGGCTGAATTTTGGCTTAGCAGGTTTCAGTTTGTTGGGCGACTACAGCACAGCCATCCGGTTGGATGTGGCCTTTGCGATTCCCAGCTGTCTGTTTCTGACCATTCTCGGGCCTATCCAGTGGTACAAAGGCAACCCGCAAGCGTCCTACTACACCATGGCATGGGGAGCTTTGACTCTGGGCAGCGCGATCACAGGGGCCAACAAAATGGGGTTCATTCCCAACAGTTTTCTCACCGCCTATGGCATGCAAATCGGCTCTGTTCTGGAAGCCCTATTGCTGAACCTTGCTTTGGCTTCACGACTCTACCATGAGCGACAAGATAGACTCACCGCCAGAGACGCCGAATTCAAGGCCCTGGAAGCTCGACGCTCAGCGGAATTAAAGCTGATGGATCAAGCCCTCCACTACCCGCTGACTGGGCTACCGAACCGCAGCAGTTTCGAAATGCTACTGAACGAGCTGATCCAGAATAACCCCGGCAAACGCTATGGCGTCGTTTTACTGCATCTCAACAATCTAGACCCAGTGACCAAGACCTTGGGCCATCGCAACACCGACGCCATCCTGATGAGAGCATCGAAGCACTTCAATGCTGTTGCGCGCGAAGTACCCGGTGCACAAATAATCGAAACCAGTAGCACCACCGATTTTTACCTGGCCCACTTCGACCCACAAACCTTTGCTTGCATCGTTGATGCCGACCAAACCGCTGCAACCCAACGAAAGTTGATCCAAAGCCTGGACGAGGTTCGATGGCCCGTCGAATTTCTCGGCATGGAAGTGCCGCTTGAGCCCCGCCTTGGCATCGCAGTACACCCTGAAAATGGCAACGACGCTAACACCCTCATACGCAGAGCGGCCATAGCCGAAGGCTCGGGCCGGGCCATCGAGCGCGGCCTGGCTTTCTACAAGCCATCACGAGACTCCTACAGCGCAGATCGGCTAACGCTTGTCTCCGAACTACGCCATGCCATCGACAACAATGAGCTGGCGTTGTACTTACAGCCCAAACTTGCACTGAAAACCCGCGAGATCATTGGTTTTGAAGCGCTGCTGCGCTGGCGTGGCCGAGAGCAAAGCGTATTCGCTGATGAAATTATTGCCGTCGCCGAGCAGAGCGGCCTGATCAAACCGCTGACTCGCTGGGTGATATTAGAAGCGCTGAATATGAGAGAACGGCTTGTCGAACTTGGCAACCAGGTAAGCATCGCTGTGAACATTTCACCGAACAATTTGCGAGAGCCGGATTTTGCGCTGTTTGTCCGTCAGCAAATGAAGCACTGCCCTTCTCATCTTGGCTCGATCATTTTCGAGGTCACCGAAACCTCGATGATGCAAGATCCGGCGAATTCCCTGAAAGCCCTGAACTCACTCAACCAAGCTGGCATTCCTTTGTCGATTGACGACTTTGGCTCCGGCTATTCATCACTCTCTTACATCAAACAGTTGCCCGCCAAAGAGATCAAGATTGACCGGTCACTCATCACAGACTTATCGGATCGAAAAGAAGACCGGGTGATCGTTCAGACCACCATCAACATGTGTCATAGTTTGGGGTATACCGTCGTGGCCGAAGGGGTCGAGGACGAAGCCACCCTCAACTTGCTGTCAGACATGGGCTGCGACCAGATCCAGGGGTACTTTCTGAACCGGCCGTTGCCATTTGAGGAGGTAATCGAGTGGCTGGCAGATCAGCCCTGTCGCTCGCGGATCAGCGCCTCCTGA
- a CDS encoding inorganic phosphate transporter, translating to MARSSGYLDTLLSSPTTERYRVGLSLLFLLGVWLVVGSFAHDLPNGMLLMAAAVIGGYMAINIGANDVANNVGPAVGSGALSLGAAVILAALFEAAGALIAGGDVVSTIKGGIIDPTSLEDPRAFVWLMTAALLAGALWLNLATWMGAPVSTTHSIVGGVLGAGIAAGGWQIADWAVMGKIAASWVISPVLGGLLAALFLYVINKTVLYRQNLVSSARTFVPWLVSIMAWAFTTYLMVKGVKKIVKVDIVDASLIGLAVAAAVFFAMRGLVSRRAATMENSTDGVNTLFTWPLICAAALLSFAHGANDVANAIGPLAAINDAIQAGGGVVTSASIPLWVMLVGALGLAVGLMLFGPRLIKTVGSEITELDKTRAFCIALSAALTVILASQLGLPVSSTHIAIGGVFGVGFLREYLKSNYATQLHKIIEAHEPADQERLKPFLDDFRNATLEEMESLLKRAKKKKQQVPLSKSERKRLKKIYKEEMVKRSHLTRIAAAWIITVPASALMAAFLFFALRGMMV from the coding sequence ATGGCACGTTCCAGCGGTTATCTGGATACCCTTCTTAGCAGCCCAACGACCGAACGGTATCGCGTGGGGTTGAGTTTGCTCTTTTTACTTGGTGTCTGGTTGGTGGTTGGCTCGTTCGCCCATGACCTGCCCAACGGTATGTTATTGATGGCAGCAGCCGTGATTGGTGGTTACATGGCCATTAATATCGGTGCCAACGATGTTGCCAACAATGTAGGGCCGGCAGTAGGCTCCGGTGCGCTATCTTTGGGTGCAGCGGTTATTCTGGCGGCTCTATTCGAAGCAGCGGGCGCACTCATTGCGGGTGGCGATGTGGTTTCGACCATCAAAGGTGGCATCATTGATCCCACATCGCTGGAGGATCCCCGTGCGTTTGTCTGGTTAATGACGGCGGCTCTTTTGGCGGGTGCTCTCTGGTTGAACCTGGCCACCTGGATGGGCGCTCCGGTATCTACGACTCACTCGATTGTTGGTGGTGTTCTGGGTGCGGGTATCGCGGCCGGGGGCTGGCAGATCGCTGACTGGGCGGTGATGGGCAAAATTGCCGCGAGCTGGGTTATCTCCCCGGTCTTGGGTGGCCTGTTGGCGGCGCTGTTTTTGTACGTCATTAATAAAACCGTTCTATACCGCCAGAATCTGGTGTCGTCAGCCCGCACGTTTGTGCCTTGGCTCGTGTCGATTATGGCCTGGGCCTTTACCACGTATCTGATGGTCAAAGGCGTTAAGAAAATTGTAAAGGTCGACATTGTCGATGCGTCGTTGATTGGTCTGGCGGTGGCCGCTGCGGTCTTCTTTGCAATGCGAGGTCTGGTGAGTCGTCGTGCTGCTACCATGGAGAACAGCACAGACGGTGTAAACACTCTGTTCACATGGCCTCTGATCTGTGCCGCAGCCTTGCTCAGCTTTGCGCACGGTGCCAACGACGTGGCCAACGCGATTGGCCCTCTGGCAGCCATTAACGATGCCATTCAAGCCGGCGGCGGCGTGGTAACCTCCGCAAGCATCCCGCTTTGGGTTATGTTGGTCGGTGCTTTGGGGCTTGCCGTTGGTTTAATGTTGTTCGGCCCGCGCTTGATTAAAACCGTGGGTAGCGAGATAACCGAGCTGGATAAAACCCGTGCCTTTTGTATTGCCTTGTCGGCTGCTTTGACGGTTATTCTGGCATCGCAGTTGGGGCTCCCTGTGAGCTCGACCCACATCGCCATCGGTGGTGTGTTTGGGGTCGGCTTCCTTCGGGAATACTTGAAATCCAATTACGCGACCCAGTTGCACAAGATCATTGAAGCGCACGAGCCGGCCGATCAGGAGCGTCTGAAGCCGTTTCTGGATGACTTCCGCAATGCCACATTGGAAGAGATGGAAAGCTTGCTGAAACGCGCTAAAAAGAAGAAGCAGCAGGTACCGCTGTCTAAATCCGAGCGTAAGCGTCTTAAGAAGATCTACAAAGAAGAAATGGTAAAACGCTCTCACCTGACACGGATTGCAGCGGCGTGGATCATCACTGTGCCAGCATCGGCGTTGATGGCAGCCTTCCTGTTCTTCGCACTACGGGGCATGATGGTCTGA
- a CDS encoding DUF503 domain-containing protein has product MSESLRKLLKEGKTPKQQPHTITPHVGLLTLHFQLYGCEDLKAKRKAFAAMKAIWGKEPDLAVSETADHDALDCATWTIAALGDSPQQITQRLDQVEKDIQDRIDAAILDIHREIL; this is encoded by the coding sequence ATGTCTGAATCCCTGAGAAAGCTATTAAAAGAAGGCAAAACCCCAAAACAACAGCCACACACCATCACCCCCCACGTAGGCCTACTTACCCTGCACTTCCAGCTCTACGGCTGCGAAGACCTAAAAGCCAAACGCAAAGCCTTCGCTGCCATGAAAGCTATCTGGGGTAAAGAACCCGACCTAGCCGTCAGCGAAACCGCCGACCACGACGCCCTCGACTGCGCCACCTGGACCATCGCAGCCCTTGGCGACTCCCCCCAGCAGATTACCCAACGCCTCGACCAAGTCGAAAAAGACATTCAGGACCGCATCGACGCCGCGATACTCGACATCCACCGGGAAATACTCTGA
- the panP gene encoding putative pyridoxal-dependent aspartate 1-decarboxylase → MTGNKKSAQASVEAMYRVFTVPEAPESTLSRIDQNISRNLAGFLQEHIVAVERDLSEVEKNFADSAIPEKPVFVSEQAQFLLDKLVANSVHTASPAFIGHMTSALPYFMLPLSKIMIALNQNLVKTETSKAFTPMERQVLGMIHRLVYEQDGSFYRKWMHNPRHSLGAMCSGGTVANLTALWVARNRAFPAEGSFRGLHEEGLFRALKYYGYEGAAIVVSKRGHYSLRKAADVLGLGRDALVAVETDDNNCIQTDALRDKCLELQKQKIKVMAICGVAGTTETGNVDPLDAMSDIAREFGAHFHVDAAWGGPTLFSRTYRGLLRGIEKADSVTFDAHKQLYVPMGAGLVVFKDPSLASAVEHHAQYIIRKGSRDLGSTTLEGSRPGMSMLIHSGLKILAREGYEILIDQGIEKAKLFADMITTESDFELVTEPELNILTYRYCPDIVQEALAVADELQAEKMNSCLNRITKFIQKTQREHGKAFVSRTRLEPARYYRFPCIVFRVVLANPLTTPEILEDILKEQIELSHSEGIADEIDILYQMANAVLKPAQAKIR, encoded by the coding sequence ATGACCGGAAACAAAAAATCCGCCCAAGCCTCAGTCGAGGCCATGTATCGCGTGTTTACGGTGCCCGAAGCGCCGGAGTCCACGCTGAGCCGCATCGACCAGAACATCTCCCGAAATCTCGCTGGCTTCCTCCAGGAACACATCGTCGCTGTCGAGCGGGACCTGTCTGAGGTAGAAAAGAACTTCGCTGATTCTGCCATCCCGGAAAAGCCCGTTTTCGTTTCCGAGCAAGCCCAATTTCTACTCGACAAACTGGTTGCCAACTCCGTACACACCGCATCCCCGGCTTTCATTGGACACATGACCTCAGCACTGCCCTACTTCATGCTGCCGCTGTCCAAGATTATGATCGCCCTGAACCAGAACCTGGTCAAAACCGAAACCTCCAAAGCGTTCACGCCAATGGAGCGCCAGGTATTGGGGATGATTCACCGACTGGTGTACGAACAAGACGGCTCTTTCTACCGGAAATGGATGCACAATCCCCGTCACTCTCTAGGCGCTATGTGCTCCGGCGGAACCGTCGCCAACCTCACCGCGCTTTGGGTCGCCCGCAACCGCGCCTTCCCGGCCGAGGGCAGCTTCCGCGGCTTACACGAAGAAGGGTTATTCCGGGCACTGAAATACTACGGCTACGAAGGCGCCGCCATCGTCGTTTCAAAGCGCGGACATTATTCCTTGCGTAAAGCGGCCGATGTACTGGGCTTGGGCCGAGACGCACTGGTTGCTGTTGAAACCGACGACAATAACTGTATCCAGACCGACGCCCTGCGTGACAAGTGCCTTGAACTGCAAAAGCAAAAAATCAAAGTCATGGCGATCTGTGGCGTTGCTGGCACCACCGAAACCGGCAATGTCGATCCCCTTGATGCCATGTCTGATATCGCTCGGGAGTTCGGTGCACACTTTCACGTGGATGCGGCCTGGGGCGGGCCAACACTGTTCTCTCGCACCTACAGAGGTTTGCTGCGCGGCATCGAAAAAGCCGATTCGGTTACCTTCGACGCCCACAAACAACTCTACGTACCGATGGGCGCAGGCCTGGTAGTGTTCAAAGACCCCAGCCTCGCGAGTGCGGTCGAGCATCATGCTCAGTACATCATTCGGAAGGGCTCACGTGATTTGGGCAGCACCACGCTCGAAGGCTCACGCCCGGGCATGTCCATGCTAATTCATTCCGGCCTGAAAATTTTGGCCCGTGAAGGGTATGAAATCCTGATCGATCAGGGCATCGAAAAAGCGAAGCTGTTCGCGGACATGATCACCACAGAATCAGACTTCGAACTGGTCACAGAGCCCGAACTGAATATCCTGACCTATCGTTACTGTCCCGATATTGTCCAAGAAGCGTTGGCGGTAGCCGACGAGCTGCAAGCCGAGAAAATGAACAGCTGCCTGAACCGAATCACTAAGTTTATTCAGAAAACCCAGCGTGAACACGGTAAAGCTTTTGTTTCCCGGACCCGACTGGAACCCGCACGTTACTACCGCTTTCCGTGCATTGTGTTCCGGGTAGTACTCGCCAACCCGCTGACCACGCCCGAAATTTTGGAGGACATTCTCAAAGAACAGATAGAACTGTCCCACTCGGAAGGCATTGCGGACGAGATCGACATTCTCTACCAAATGGCGAACGCCGTGCTAAAACCGGCTCAAGCTAAAATCAGATAA
- a CDS encoding FAD-dependent oxidoreductase — MSHPAPIVIVGTGLAGYSLVKELRKLDKETPVIMITADDGVSYSKPMLSTGFTKGKDADGLAQAETAAMSEQLNVTVRTYSTVTGIDTESHELILGDERLRYGKLVLAWGADVVRLGIEGDGQEHIHSINDLVDYRAFRNALHGGKRVAIMGAGLIGCEFANDLRNGGYEVDVIAPDANVMPSLLPEAAAKAVQHELTELGARFHLGTVVDRVDRQEQGVSLTLGNGVQLDADLVVSAVGLRPRVELAKAAGLNVGRGITVNRALETSAPDVFALGDCAEVDGQVLLYVLPLMASARALAKTLTDQRTEVRYGTMPIMIKTPCCPTAVCPPPKGAEGEWQVEQEGSDVKAVFKAASGDILGFAVTGRFAVEKQALSKQVPPIHQE, encoded by the coding sequence CGTTGGTGAAAGAGCTGCGCAAGCTCGATAAAGAAACGCCGGTCATTATGATCACCGCCGATGATGGCGTGAGTTATTCCAAACCGATGCTTTCGACAGGTTTTACCAAAGGCAAAGATGCCGATGGTCTGGCTCAGGCTGAAACGGCAGCCATGTCGGAACAGCTGAACGTTACGGTGCGCACGTATAGTACCGTGACGGGTATTGATACCGAGAGCCATGAGTTGATCCTGGGTGATGAGCGTTTGAGGTATGGCAAATTGGTGCTGGCTTGGGGCGCGGATGTGGTTCGCTTGGGCATCGAGGGCGATGGCCAGGAGCATATCCATTCCATTAATGATCTGGTTGATTACCGCGCGTTCCGAAACGCTCTGCACGGTGGTAAGCGCGTTGCCATCATGGGGGCGGGTTTGATTGGTTGCGAGTTTGCCAACGATCTGCGTAATGGTGGCTATGAGGTGGATGTGATTGCACCGGATGCCAACGTAATGCCCAGTCTGTTGCCCGAAGCAGCTGCAAAAGCGGTTCAGCATGAACTGACCGAGTTAGGCGCGCGTTTTCATTTGGGGACCGTAGTCGATCGTGTTGATCGCCAAGAGCAAGGCGTAAGCTTAACGCTTGGCAACGGGGTTCAATTGGATGCCGATTTGGTGGTCTCAGCTGTGGGCCTTCGCCCACGAGTTGAATTGGCGAAAGCGGCTGGTTTGAACGTTGGCCGCGGCATCACAGTGAATCGTGCTTTGGAAACCTCGGCTCCAGATGTTTTTGCACTGGGAGACTGCGCAGAAGTAGATGGCCAGGTTTTGTTATACGTTCTTCCTTTAATGGCGAGCGCGCGGGCACTGGCAAAAACTCTGACGGACCAGCGAACGGAAGTGCGCTACGGCACCATGCCTATTATGATCAAAACTCCGTGTTGCCCCACCGCTGTGTGCCCGCCGCCAAAAGGCGCCGAAGGCGAATGGCAGGTCGAGCAAGAGGGCTCCGACGTGAAAGCCGTGTTCAAGGCTGCCTCGGGCGACATCCTCGGGTTTGCTGTGACCGGTCGATTTGCTGTTGAAAAGCAAGCATTGTCGAAACAGGTGCCGCCCATCCACCAAGAATAA
- a CDS encoding acyl-CoA thioesterase II: MLEVTKKLVELLDLSPIGDDHFQGDSEDLGFPHVFGGQVLGQALMAASRTVEDRLCHSLHAYFLRPGNHRMPIDYEVQRVRDGGSFAVRRVIARQDGKEILTGSMSFQTAEEGLSHQFEVPDAPAPETLRSEQDLGKMIADKVPEKIRGMLSRDRPIEIRPVNPDNPFDPQKRPPYRQNWFRTAGPLPNDPVLHRCLLTYASDFSFLGTSMAPHGRSFMNKNMQVASLDHSIWFHRDFRMDEWLLYDKDSPSSSGGRGFNRGNFYTRDGVLVASTTQEALIRERQG, encoded by the coding sequence ATGCTGGAAGTAACCAAGAAACTGGTGGAATTGCTGGATTTATCGCCGATCGGAGATGATCATTTCCAAGGGGACAGTGAAGACCTGGGATTTCCCCATGTTTTTGGCGGACAGGTGTTGGGGCAAGCCTTGATGGCGGCGAGCCGTACCGTTGAAGACCGGCTTTGCCACTCTTTGCATGCTTATTTCCTGCGCCCCGGTAATCACAGGATGCCCATCGACTACGAAGTTCAGAGGGTTCGGGATGGCGGTTCTTTTGCTGTACGTCGGGTTATTGCCCGCCAGGATGGAAAGGAGATTCTGACTGGCTCCATGTCCTTTCAGACGGCTGAAGAGGGGTTGAGTCACCAGTTCGAGGTGCCCGATGCGCCGGCGCCAGAGACGCTACGCTCCGAGCAGGACTTGGGCAAGATGATTGCCGATAAGGTGCCGGAAAAGATCCGCGGCATGCTCTCTCGTGATCGCCCCATTGAAATACGCCCGGTCAACCCGGACAATCCGTTCGACCCTCAGAAACGGCCGCCATATCGGCAGAACTGGTTCCGCACCGCCGGGCCTCTGCCGAACGATCCGGTATTACATCGCTGTCTGCTGACCTATGCCTCGGATTTCAGCTTCCTGGGCACCTCAATGGCCCCTCATGGCCGTTCGTTCATGAACAAGAATATGCAGGTGGCGAGCCTTGACCATTCGATCTGGTTCCACCGGGATTTTCGGATGGATGAGTGGCTGTTGTACGACAAAGACAGCCCGAGCTCGTCAGGCGGCCGTGGCTTCAATCGGGGTAATTTCTACACGCGGGATGGTGTGTTGGTGGCATCAACCACTCAGGAGGCGCTGATCCGCGAGCGACAGGGCTGA